Proteins encoded together in one Salvelinus namaycush isolate Seneca chromosome 26, SaNama_1.0, whole genome shotgun sequence window:
- the si:dkey-251i10.2 gene encoding putative defense protein Hdd11, with protein MELLMFSLVLLQGISPCFGFPNGAPTSACDDMVPRHTGVQPQPTPAPYTILTSTRTLQTGQPITVTITGTNYRGVLLEARSAASTSTNALGSWQLPPPDTKFLQCSGNKEGAITHANTNLKDDTTVFTWIPPNNTNTIYFMATVAQQRTVYWLNIRSGTLIKGSEGIGLATGGNPGMASKGFLLLLAPCMLVSQMLPR; from the exons ATGGAGCTGTTGATGTTTAGTCTGGTCCTTCTACAAGGGATCTCTCCCTGCTTTGGCTTTCCCAACGGTGCACCCACCTCCGCCTGTGATGACATGGTTCCTCGCCACACTGGGGTGCAGCCACAGCCAACCCCAGCACCCTACACCATCCTCACCAGCACCAGGACCCTTCAGACTGGCCAGCCCATTACAG TGACCATAACTGGAACAAACTACAGAGGCGTGCTTCTGGAGGCCCGATCGGCAGCCAGCACTAGCACTAATGCTTTAGGAAGTTGGCAACTTCCTCCTCCAGATACCAAATTCCTGCAG TGCTCAGGAAATAAAGAAGGTGCCATCACCCATGCCAATACTAACTTGAAAGACGACACTACTGTGTTTACCTGGATACCACCCAACAACACCAACACTATCTACTTCAT GGCCACTGTAGCCCAACAGCGCACTGTCTACTGGTTGAATATCAGGTCAGGAACTTTGATCAAAG GATCAGAGGGCATTGGTCTGGCTACAGGTGGAAATCCAGGGATGGCCAGTAAAGGATTTCTGCTGCTCCTTGCCCCATGTATGCTGGTGTCACAGATGCTCCCAAGATAG